The genomic region CATCGCTTATCTGGTGCTGTGATTTGTCATGCCGGAAGAAGGCGTGCCGTAAACAATGGCCAAGGATGCTCCGAAGATTACACAGCTAATCTCTCTCCAGAAGTATATCTTTGAGTAAATCGCCGTTGTATCCCATAATTAGGTTTTTTCTAGTTACAATAACAGGAACTTCGGAGACCCCAAGTTTATTGAACTCTTCTCGAGCCTCGTCAGAATATTCTATATTTTTTTCCCAGTAATTAATTCGATTTTCAGTGAGCCACTCTTTTGATGCTTTACACGCAGCACACCAGTCAACTGTGTAAACAATAACCCTGACCTTGTTAGGCGCCCCATCAAAAAGTCTTGTCATATCCGAGTTAGTGACAGAGATATTATTGTCCGTGCCAAAAAATCCACCTTCAATAAAGCTTTTTGTAAGAACAACGCTTAAAGCATAGAGGCAGACACCACATAAGATCGTGGTAATGATGTTTTTTTTGAATATAGTCATCATGAGGTTTTCCCCTAATCAAACACGAGATCAGATTTACTTTTATCAGCATTTGCAATAACTCTTAACTCCACATAGCCAAATCTATCTCGTTGCTCACTAACTATTCTTGCACCGACTGGAAGCGCTCCAACTTTTTCTTTTAGCCTCTCCCGGTCTTTCTCTTGCCCCATTGAAATCAGGACAGCACATACACCTTTTCCACACGCGACATCTCCCTGAGAGGGAATTTCGGCAGTAATATTTGCCAGTTCGCGCGCCAATTCCCCTTGTAGAATTTGCTCGTGCTCTGAAGAGTTATCTCTCAAAGAGTCAACAAAATCCTGAAACTTATCCGCTCGAATGCTCCTTTCAGCGGATGAGCGAACAAGTAATCCTCCAGGTGAAATCAAATCGGCATTATTGCTTAATGTGTCATCCTGTTCAGCTCCAAAACCTTCACTGAGCTGAACATTTTCATCATTTTCTTCAAATCGTTCTTCTTTCTTTTCAACCACTATGTCACGCCCCTCTGCATCCGAATGAGCAAGGAACTTCTGCTCCATGCGCTCATCACTTTCTTTATGAGTTGGCGAGAAAAAATATGTAATTACTAACGAAAATGCCACAGCGGCGCTGGCGAAAACTAAAGCTATCTTCTTCATAAGTTCGAATCCAAAACATCTACATACAAAGAATGCGCCCTAAACCGGGCGCATCGCGTATTATCTTTCTTGAGTGATCGTGCACTCAACTTGTCCTCCCCCTGTGCACGTAATAATCGTCTTCCCATCCTTAAATTCCACCACCATACTACCCGTGGTGCATTTACATGTCATACCTGCCGTTGCAACGCCAGTGGCTATACCCATAGCCAAAATTGCCAAAAATCCAAGTTTTCTCATTTCTCAACATCCTCATATTGTTCAACGCACTTCAAAATTTTAGATGGCGACTGGATGCTAGTTGATACGTCAATACTTTTCAGTATCAGTTTGTACCGCCTTTGTATCAATTCGTAGCTTTTTTGAGCGCTCTATTAAATATTGAATTTATAGACAGCGGTTTGAAGCACATCAGATACTCAACAACAAATAATTCCGCTCCCAGGAACTGACCACCCGATTATAGGTATTCATCTCCAGGTTCTTCACTTCGATAAACGCATCAACAAAGCGATCGCTCAACATGCTGCGTAGCGGTAAACAGGCATCGAGCTTACTCAGCGCTTCGGTCAAATGACGTGGCAAGGTAAACGCCAGTTCATGGGCATCGCCGGTGGTCATCGGGCCCGGTTGGCGCTGTTCGGTCAGGCCAATCAAGCCGCAAGCCAGCGTCGCCGCAAACGCGATATACGGATTGCTGTCAGCACCACCAATGCGGTTTTCAACTCGGCGGGCGTGGCGGCTGGAATCGGGTACACGCAAGCCGCAGGTGCGGTTGTCGCGGCCCCAATGCAGGTTGATGGGCGCATCGCTTTCCAGGCGCATTCTGCGGAATGAGTTAACGTTCGGACAGAATAATGCGGTGGCGTGTTCAACATAGTGTTGCAGGCCGGCGATGTAGTGCATCAGCAGTTCGGTGTCATCGCCGCTGTCGTTGGCGAAAATATTTATACCGCGCTGTTTATCGACAATCGACTGGTGAATATGCATCGCCGAACCTGGTTCGGATTCGTGCGGCTGGGCCATGAACGTCGCGTACATGTCGTACTTTTGCGCGGCTTTACGGACTACACGTTTGAACATGAATACCTGATCGGCAATGGCCAGCGGGTCGCCATGTTTGAAGTTGATTTCGAGTTGTGCCGGCCCTGCTTCGTGGGCGACGGTGCCGATGTTGATACCGCAGGCATCGCAGTAGTCGTAAATCAAATTGACGACCGGATCGTATTCGTTTGAAGCTTCAATACCATAAGCCTGACGACCCGCTTCTTTGCGGCCGGATAAGCCGGTTGGAACATTCAATGGCAGATCCGGATCGGTGTTTTTTTCAACCAGATAAAACTCCAGCTCCGGCGCGACCACCGGCTTCCAGTTGCGCTCGCTATAGTTAGCCAGAATGCGCTTCAGCACTGAACGCGGCGCGAATGGCACCAGCTCACGCTGTTTATTGAACGCATCGCAGATGATTTGCGCGGTCGGCACCTCATACCACGGCACGATTCGCACCGTTGCCGGATCCGGCACCATGTAGATATCCAGATCCACGCCCGCAGCAACTTTGCTGTGACTGTCGCTGTCGCCAGTCACGCCTTGAATCAGCGCGTGTTCCGGCAAGCGCAGGCCATCACCATCGAGGCTTTCAATAAATTCGCCGCGCGGGACGATTTTGCCACGCATGACGCCGTTGATATCCGGCACCAGGCATTCGACTTCGTCGATGCGCAATTCGCGCAGCCAGTCGATCAGCTCAGCATTGTTATGGATGGTCGGCGGGGTCAGGTGTATGGCATCCAGGCTCATAAGCGGCGTTTAGGATAATAGACGGATGTCAGTCACTTTAGCGCCAGAAACGGCGGATAGCTATCCACCCGCATCAAAATCCTCAACAGCTTGCTCAGGGCGCCGCGAGCATCGCCGGAATGAGGTCTTGCTCCAGAATTTGACGGACGCTGCGTTGCTCGCGCTGCTCATCGGTATAAGCGCTGCCGTTAAAGGCGATGACCGCGTTCAGTTCCGGCAACACGAAAATATGTTGGCCGCCAAAACCATCGGCGTAATAACTTTGGTAAGCGCGACCATTTGCCGTGAATGTCGTCATCCACCACTGATAGCCATAACCGAAATTCGGCTCGGTTACCCGCTGTTCGGTGGCTTTTGCCACCCAAGCGCTGGAAACAATTTGCTGGCCGTTCCAAACGCCGTCATCGAGAAAGAGTTGGCCAAGTTTGGCCATATCGCGAATGCTGAGATACAACGCTGCGCCCATATGGATTTGCCCTTCGGTCATCCAGGCGTCGTAGGTTTGAATTTGCAGCGGTTGAAACAAATTCTGCTCCATGAACGCGGCAATGCTTTGGCCACTGGCGCGACGAACAATGTCGCCGAGCATGTAGGAAACGCCGGTGGAATAAGCGAATGTCGTGCCAGGTACGCTGACCATCGGCCGGTCGAGCAGAAATTTCGTTGGATCGGGTGAGTTGATCATCTGCTCATGGACATTGCGCGCATCGAGGTAGGGAATCGTCCACTCATCCCACAAGTAACCGCTTTGCATCGTCAGCCAGTTATCGAGCGTGATACTGGCTTTCTCCGCCGTCCAGTTCGCTATCGGCTGCTTGTCCCAGTAATAGTCATGCACATTCAGATCAACAGACGGCAAATAGCCTTTGTCGATGGCAATGCCGACCAAGGTTGAGGCATAGCTCTTCGTCACTGAGTTCAGCACATGCAGATTGACATCGCGATTGCCGGCCCAGTTATCGGTGAAGTCGAACTGAGTGCGGAAGCGCTTTTCAAACACCAGTTTGCCGTTACGGGCGATGAGTAAAGCGTCGATGTAGCGATACTTGATTTGGTTTTGCAGAATGCGATTGATGGTAGTTTCAACCATCGCTTGATTGATACCAACTTCCGACAGCGAGCCAACCTGCCAACCATCACCGATGGCGCTTGGCGTCTGATAAACATACTGGACCGGCTCAGGCGGCGGATTCGAAGAGTTGCTACCACCACCGCAAGATGCACTCAAGAGCACCAGCAAAACAAACATTACGATTCTGGTTGCTGGAGCAAGTACCACGTTCGCGATGAAACTCATGAAGCGCTTACCGTCGATTCCATCTGGAATAACGGTATAGCACGAAAACCCACCGTTTCAGTGTGAAAAAATACCAGCCTGATCGATGATCGGGCTGGTAGGCAAAGCGTAGAGAAGCCTCAGGAAACTTTTTCGCCGGCGGCTTGTTTATCAGCGTGATATGACGAGCGCACCATCGGCCCCGAGGCGACATTGCTGAAACCTAAATCCTTGGCGATGGCACCAAGCTCATCGAATTCTTTTGGCGTGACGAAACGCTTGACCGGGAAATGGTGCCGCGATGGCGCCAGGTATTGCCCCAGCGTCAGCCAGTCGATCTCATGCTTGCGCATGTCTTTCAGCGTTTCCACGATTTGCTCGTTGGTTTCACCGAGGCCCAACATCAAACCCGATTTGGTTGGAATGCCAGGGTAACGCTCTTTGAACTTTTTCAACAAATCCATCGAGTGCTGATAATCACTGCCTGGACGCACAGCCTTGTATAAATGCGGCACCGTTTCCAGGTTGTGATTGAACACGTCCGGCAAACCGTTGGCGAATATATCGAGTGCGACGTCCATACGACCGCGAAAATCCGGCACCAATACTTCCAGTTTCGTGTTCGGATTCAACTTGCGCGCTTCAACAATGCAATCGACAAAATGTTGGGCGCCGCCGTCGCGTAAATCGTCGCGATCAACGGACGTAATGACAACGTATTTCAAACCCATTTTCTGGATGGTTTCCGCCATGTGCAGCGGCTCGTTTGGATCCAGTGCCAGCGGCCGACCGTGGGCGACATCGCAGAACGCGCAGCGACGGGTGCAGATGTCGCCCATGATCATGAACGTGGCGGTACCGTGACTGAAACATTCCGGCAGGTTCGGGCAACTGGCTTCTTCACAAACGGTATGCAGCTTGTTATCACGCAACATGTTTTTGACTTTGTTGATCTGATCGCCAGACGGCAGGCGCACGCGAATCCAGTCGGGTTTGCGCGGCATTTGTTCCAGTGGCTCAATCTTCACCGGAATACGTGCCAGCTTGTCGGCGGCACGAAGTTTTTCACCGGGAACGGCTTTGACTGGCTTGTCCATCAAATCAACTCTTTTCAGCTTGCGAAGAAAAACCGGTTTCAGGCGGCGGTTGCAGCCAAACCGGTTTCATGACGGGCGGCATTATAGCCTAGACGTTGCATCAAGGCCTTTATCAGGATCGGTTCTATCGTACCAAGCTCAGCTGGTCCGCCCTCTTTCGCCACGGTAGTCATGGCAAGTCCCTGGTACCCGCAAGGGTTTATCCGCAGAAAAGGCTCTAAATCCATATCGATATTGAACGCGATGCCGTGAAAGGTGCAGCCTTTGCGCACACGTAGGCCAATCGAACACATTTTGGCGCCGCTTTGCACGTAAACGCCGGGCGCTTCGGCGCGCGGTGCGGCGGCAATGCCCCAGTGCGCGCAAGTATCGACGACAGCCATTTCCAGCGCAGTGACCAATTCGCGTACACCGAGTTTTTTGCGGCGCAAATCCAGCATGAAGTAAACCACTTGCTGTCCAGGGCCGTGATAAGTCACCTGGCCGCCGCGATCGACTTTGACCACCGGAATATCACCGGGCGCCAATACATGCTCAGCTTTGCCGGCCTGCCCTTGGGTGAATACGCGCTCGTGCTCGACCAGCCAGAATTCATCGCAGGTGTCATCGTCACGGCTATCGGTAAAGGTTTTCATCGCCTGCCAGATCGGCTCATAAGCTTGGCGACCGAGCTGACGAATGATGACATCGTGCGTCATGATTACAGCACAATCCGTACGCCGGTCACGGCACGCGCCGCGGCGAACAAGGCTTGAACCTGTTCGCGCGAATGCACGTGCACCGGCACCGTAATCGAAATGAAACGGCCATTGGTGCTTGGCATCGATTTGGTTCGGTAATCACCGGGAATCACCGACTGCACGGCGGTCACGACATCGATCTCGAAATCCTCGCGATCATCGCCGATCACTTTCAGCGCAATCAAACACGGAAATTGCCAGACATCGGGTTGCTGTTCACTCATGATTTTCTCTGCTTATCGTTGGCAATGGCGCGGCACTTGTCAGCGTTGAACCATTCGCGCATGCGTTCAAACACGGGCGCGTTGGTTGGCATCGCCTTGCCATTCAATTCACTGACCAAGCGCAACTCACGCACGGTGCTGGTAATCCAGATCTCGTCGGCGTCGTTCAGCTCATTCACGGAAACACGACGCTCAATAAATGGCAAACCGTTTTCATTGGCCAATCGACGCAACACCTGACGGGTGATACCGGTCAGCATGTAAGGTTGTTCCGGCGGCGTGATGACGCTGCCATCCTTGACCAGCAATACGTTACTGCTGGTGCCTTCGACCACTTCGTCGCCGCGCGTTAAAATCGCTTCATCGAGCTGTTGGGCGTGCACCTGCTGACGCGCTTCCGTGTTAGCGAGCAGGTTCACCGATTTGATCTGACCACGCTGCCAGCGCTGATCAGCAAGTGTTATCACCTTCAGTGTCGGCCGCTGCTCCAGCATCGCTTCCGGCCACGGATTGGCATAAGCGAAAATGGTCGGCACCAAACCCGGCGTGTAGAAATGATCGCGCTTGCCAATTACCGCGCCGCGGGAAATCTGCAGGTAAACCGTGGCGTTTTCAAATCCGTTTTTTTCCAGCAACTGGTGGGCAATATCGGCCAGCTGCTGTTCGCTGTAGCCTAGCGATAGATGAACACGTTGCAAGCTTAAAAACAAACGGCGGCAATGTGCCG from Permianibacter aggregans harbors:
- a CDS encoding aminotransferase class IV, with translation MIVYLNGEFLDAHDAKISPFDRGFLFGDGVYEVCAVYQRHLYEWAAHCRRLFLSLQRVHLSLGYSEQQLADIAHQLLEKNGFENATVYLQISRGAVIGKRDHFYTPGLVPTIFAYANPWPEAMLEQRPTLKVITLADQRWQRGQIKSVNLLANTEARQQVHAQQLDEAILTRGDEVVEGTSSNVLLVKDGSVITPPEQPYMLTGITRQVLRRLANENGLPFIERRVSVNELNDADEIWITSTVRELRLVSELNGKAMPTNAPVFERMREWFNADKCRAIANDKQRKS
- a CDS encoding glutamine synthetase family protein, which translates into the protein MSLDAIHLTPPTIHNNAELIDWLRELRIDEVECLVPDINGVMRGKIVPRGEFIESLDGDGLRLPEHALIQGVTGDSDSHSKVAAGVDLDIYMVPDPATVRIVPWYEVPTAQIICDAFNKQRELVPFAPRSVLKRILANYSERNWKPVVAPELEFYLVEKNTDPDLPLNVPTGLSGRKEAGRQAYGIEASNEYDPVVNLIYDYCDACGINIGTVAHEAGPAQLEINFKHGDPLAIADQVFMFKRVVRKAAQKYDMYATFMAQPHESEPGSAMHIHQSIVDKQRGINIFANDSGDDTELLMHYIAGLQHYVEHATALFCPNVNSFRRMRLESDAPINLHWGRDNRTCGLRVPDSSRHARRVENRIGGADSNPYIAFAATLACGLIGLTEQRQPGPMTTGDAHELAFTLPRHLTEALSKLDACLPLRSMLSDRFVDAFIEVKNLEMNTYNRVVSSWERNYLLLSI
- a CDS encoding glutaredoxin family protein — translated: MMTIFKKNIITTILCGVCLYALSVVLTKSFIEGGFFGTDNNISVTNSDMTRLFDGAPNKVRVIVYTVDWCAACKASKEWLTENRINYWEKNIEYSDEAREEFNKLGVSEVPVIVTRKNLIMGYNGDLLKDILLERD
- the lipA gene encoding lipoyl synthase, which gives rise to MDKPVKAVPGEKLRAADKLARIPVKIEPLEQMPRKPDWIRVRLPSGDQINKVKNMLRDNKLHTVCEEASCPNLPECFSHGTATFMIMGDICTRRCAFCDVAHGRPLALDPNEPLHMAETIQKMGLKYVVITSVDRDDLRDGGAQHFVDCIVEARKLNPNTKLEVLVPDFRGRMDVALDIFANGLPDVFNHNLETVPHLYKAVRPGSDYQHSMDLLKKFKERYPGIPTKSGLMLGLGETNEQIVETLKDMRKHEIDWLTLGQYLAPSRHHFPVKRFVTPKEFDELGAIAKDLGFSNVASGPMVRSSYHADKQAAGEKVS
- a CDS encoding serine hydrolase domain-containing protein yields the protein MFVLLVLLSASCGGGSNSSNPPPEPVQYVYQTPSAIGDGWQVGSLSEVGINQAMVETTINRILQNQIKYRYIDALLIARNGKLVFEKRFRTQFDFTDNWAGNRDVNLHVLNSVTKSYASTLVGIAIDKGYLPSVDLNVHDYYWDKQPIANWTAEKASITLDNWLTMQSGYLWDEWTIPYLDARNVHEQMINSPDPTKFLLDRPMVSVPGTTFAYSTGVSYMLGDIVRRASGQSIAAFMEQNLFQPLQIQTYDAWMTEGQIHMGAALYLSIRDMAKLGQLFLDDGVWNGQQIVSSAWVAKATEQRVTEPNFGYGYQWWMTTFTANGRAYQSYYADGFGGQHIFVLPELNAVIAFNGSAYTDEQREQRSVRQILEQDLIPAMLAAP
- the lipB gene encoding lipoyl(octanoyl) transferase LipB, which encodes MTHDVIIRQLGRQAYEPIWQAMKTFTDSRDDDTCDEFWLVEHERVFTQGQAGKAEHVLAPGDIPVVKVDRGGQVTYHGPGQQVVYFMLDLRRKKLGVRELVTALEMAVVDTCAHWGIAAAPRAEAPGVYVQSGAKMCSIGLRVRKGCTFHGIAFNIDMDLEPFLRINPCGYQGLAMTTVAKEGGPAELGTIEPILIKALMQRLGYNAARHETGLAATAA
- a CDS encoding YbeD family protein, which codes for MSEQQPDVWQFPCLIALKVIGDDREDFEIDVVTAVQSVIPGDYRTKSMPSTNGRFISITVPVHVHSREQVQALFAAARAVTGVRIVL